Proteins from a genomic interval of Trifolium pratense cultivar HEN17-A07 linkage group LG6, ARS_RC_1.1, whole genome shotgun sequence:
- the LOC123893078 gene encoding alkane hydroxylase MAH1-like, producing the protein MTFLLNYYKIIDVFSIGEILLAVFIFIAIHYWRINRNTPMTIWPIMGMLPSLIHNVSNFPDYINSLLQQNGGTIIFEGPWLTKMKIVFTSDSMNVQHITSTKFENYGKGNDFEEIFEVLGDGIFRSDFHIWKYNRTLLHSIFKQENFQVFLQKTIEKKIFSSLLVFLDHACKNGLQVDLQDIFHRLTFDNICSIVLGSDPLCLSIDLPEIECERAFTYADNTFFLRHVKPKFFWKLQKWLQIGDEKKFTENRKIVDQWLYSKIKSKKEMQGEQQFDLVSIILRQSIGDGKNPIDDENKFLRDTSINLLAAGRDTIGSALTWFFWLVATHPIVEAKILEEIKENLPSRKDNWKYLGVEVLNKLTYLHGTICEVLRLYPPLPFEHKSSLKSDVLPSGHKIKSNTKILYSLYSVGRMEKLWGEDCLEFKPERWISKKGGIIQVPSYKFIAFNAGPRTCLGKDISFIEIKMIAASILMNYQIQVVEDHPIIPSISVILHMRHGLKVNVKKRSI; encoded by the coding sequence ATGACATTCCTACTAAATTACTACAAAATAATAGATGTGTTTAGCATTGGAGAAATCCTTTTGgctgtttttattttcattgcAATTCATTATTGGAGAATCAATAGAAACACACCTATGACAATATGGCCTATCATGGGAATGCTACCTAGTTTGATACACAATGTATCCAACTTCCCCGATTATATAAACTCACTTTTGCAACAAAATGGAGGAACTATCATTTTTGAAGGACCATGGTTAACAAAAATGAAGATTGTTTTCACAAGTGACTCCATGAATGTGCAACATATTACAAGCACAAAATTTGAAAACTACGGAAAAGGAAACGATTTCGAAGAAATTTTTGAAGTCCTTGGAGATGGAATTTTCAGGTCTGATTTCCACATTTGGAAGTACAATAGAACACTACTTCATTCAATTTTCAAGCAGGAAAATTTTCAGGTATTTCTTCAGAAaaccattgaaaaaaaaatctttagtagTCTTCTTGTGTTTCTTGATCATGCTTGTAAAAATGGGTTGCAAGTGGATTTGCAAGATATATTTCATAGGTTAACCTTTGACAATATATGTTCTATAGTTTTAGGATCTGATCCTCTTTGTCTTTCTATTGATCTCCCTGAAATTGAATGTGAGAGAGCCTTTACTTATGCAGACAACACATTCTTCCTTAGACATGTAAAGCCTAAATTCTTTTGGAAGCTGCAAAAATGGCTTCAAATTGGTGATGAGAAAAAGTTTACAGAGAATCGGAAAATTGTTGATCAATGGTTGTATTCAAAAATCAAATCCAAAAAAGAAATGCAAGGAGAACAACAATTTGATTTGGTAAGTATCATTTTGAGACAAAGTATAGGAGATGGAAAAAATCCAATAGATGACGAGAATAAGTTTCTAAGAGACACATCGATTAATCTACTTGCGGCTGGAAGAGACACTATTGGTTCTGCTCTTACTTGGTTTTTCTGGTTGGTGGCAACACACCCTATTGTTGAAGCTAAGATTCTTGAAGAGATCAAAGAAAATTTACCATCAAGAAAGGATAATTGGAAATATTTAGGAGTGGAAGTGCTTAACAAGTTAACTTATCTACATGGAACTATATGTGAAGTCTTAAGGCTTTATCCACCATTGCCTTTTGAGCATAAATCATCATTGAAATCTGATGTACTTCCTAGTGGACATAAGATTAAATCAAATACAAAGATATTGTATTCTCTATACTCAGTTGGAAGAATGGAGAAGCTATGGGGAGAAGATTGCTTGGAATTCAAGCCAGAGAGGTGGATTTCTAAGAAAGGAGGGATAATTCAAGTACCCTCTTATAAGTTCATTGCTTTTAATGCCGGACCAAGGACTTGTTTGGGTAAGGATATAAGTTTTATTGAGATTAAAATGATTGCTGCATCAATATTGATGAATTATCAGATTCAAGTGGTGGAAGATCATCCTATAATTCCAAGTATTTCTGTTATCCTACACATGAGACATGGTTTGAAGGTTAATGTGAAAAAAAGAAGCATTTGA